Proteins encoded together in one Procambarus clarkii isolate CNS0578487 chromosome 67, FALCON_Pclarkii_2.0, whole genome shotgun sequence window:
- the LOC138355375 gene encoding uncharacterized protein — protein sequence MRDIFHGICRKADMFSRWGFIAVVYLTSGAKCSIFSTYSRLINQHRRLVLKSVGGDQVVMARASPRGGPSSPRGASPHTVFPRFSLPHPAPPSLATLATPCPSPPSTPAALPFATLHTGRPLPLATLHIGHPALRHPTHWPPCPSPPSTLAALPVATLHTGRPAPRHPPHWPPCPSPPSTPAALPLATLHTGHPLPVATLHTGRPARRHPPHRPPCPSPPSTPATPCPSPPSTPAALPLATLHTCRPAQHIKRIYHMRCAWTAAVGAGKAVMFDRVPALV from the coding sequence ATGAGAGATATATTTCACGGTATATGCAGGAAAGCTGACATGTTCAGTCGGTGGGGATTTATTGCCGTCGTTTATCTTACATCCGGGGCAAAATGTAGTATATTCTCTACCTATTCCAGACTTATAAATCAGCATAGAAGGTTGGTATTAAAGAGTGTGGGAGGAGACCAGGTGGTGATGGCCCGGGCCTCGCCGCGGGGCGGACCATCCTCGCCCCGTggggcctcaccacacactgtgttcCCTCGCTTCTCTCTCCCACACCCTGCCCCGCCATCCCTCGCCACACTGGCCACCCCCTGCCCCTCGCCACCCTCCACACCGGCCGCCCTGCCCTTCGCCACCCTCCACACCGGCCGCCCCCTGCCCCTCGCCACCCTACACATCGGCCACCCTGCCCTTCGCCACCCTACACACTGGCCGCCCTGCCCGTCGCCACCCTCCACACTGGCCGCCCTGCCCGTCGCCACCCTCCACACTGGCCGCCCTGCCCCTCGCCACCCTCCACACTGGCCGCCCTGCCCGTCGCCACCCTCCACACCGGCCGCCCTGCCCCTCGCCACCCTCCACACCGGCCACCCCCTGCCCGTCGCCACCCTCCACACTGGCCGCCCTGCCCGTCGCCACCCTCCACACCGGCCGCCCTGCCCCTCGCCACCCTCCACACCGGCCACCCCCTGCCCGTCgccaccctccacacctgccgcCCTGCCCCTCgccaccctccacacctgccgcCCAGCACAGCATATCAAGAGGATTTATCATATGCGCTGTGCATGGACTGCAGCTGTAGGCGCAGGAAAGGCCGTAATGTTTGACAGAGTCCCAGCTCTTGTGTAA